The following proteins are encoded in a genomic region of Leifsonia psychrotolerans:
- the dapD gene encoding 2,3,4,5-tetrahydropyridine-2,6-dicarboxylate N-succinyltransferase → MATASSSESALSTHAWGYGLATITDDGTVLDTWFPAPALGELPAGRDRWIVPASLEENSGEDLRRAVRLEAITVEIDVTEPPRSTSDAYLRLHLLSHLLIAPNGINLDGIFGYLPTVVWTNAGPMLPADFDRLRPALLRHGIQAMSIDKFPPLLNYVTPDRVRIADASRVRLGAHLAPGTTVMHEGFVNFNAGTLGASMVEGRISQGVVVGDGADIGGGASIMGTLSGGGTQRVTIGERALLGANSGVGISIGDDSVVEAGLYVTAGTKVVLPNEPRTADGALQQIKAVELSGVSNLLFRRNSVTGAVEALPRSGGGIVLNNALHA, encoded by the coding sequence ATGGCCACCGCTTCTTCCTCCGAGTCCGCCCTTTCCACACACGCCTGGGGGTATGGCCTGGCCACGATCACCGACGACGGAACGGTGCTCGACACCTGGTTCCCCGCCCCTGCTCTCGGTGAGCTGCCGGCCGGCCGTGACCGTTGGATCGTGCCTGCCTCCCTCGAAGAGAATTCCGGCGAGGATCTTCGCCGTGCCGTGCGTCTCGAAGCGATCACCGTCGAAATCGACGTGACCGAGCCACCGCGCAGCACCTCGGATGCCTACCTGCGACTGCATCTGTTGTCGCACCTTCTCATCGCCCCGAACGGTATCAACCTCGACGGCATCTTCGGGTACCTGCCCACCGTGGTCTGGACCAACGCCGGCCCCATGCTTCCGGCCGACTTCGACCGCCTGCGTCCCGCGCTTCTCCGCCACGGAATCCAAGCAATGAGCATCGACAAGTTCCCGCCGCTTCTGAACTACGTCACCCCCGACCGCGTCCGTATCGCGGATGCCTCACGCGTGCGACTCGGCGCACACCTGGCACCCGGCACCACGGTCATGCATGAGGGGTTTGTCAACTTCAACGCGGGCACGCTGGGGGCGTCGATGGTTGAGGGCCGCATTTCGCAGGGGGTCGTGGTGGGCGACGGTGCCGACATCGGCGGCGGTGCGTCGATTATGGGCACACTGTCGGGTGGCGGCACGCAACGCGTCACCATCGGTGAGCGCGCCCTTCTCGGAGCCAACTCGGGTGTTGGGATCTCCATCGGCGACGATAGCGTGGTCGAGGCCGGGCTCTACGTCACGGCCGGCACCAAGGTCGTCCTGCCGAATGAGCCGCGTACCGCGGACGGTGCTCTGCAGCAGATCAAAGCCGTGGAGTTGTCTGGGGTGTCGAACCTGCTGTTTCGCCGCAATTCCGTCACGGGCGCGGTCGAGGCCCTGCCGCGCAGCGGCGGCGGCATCGTGCTGAACAACGCCCTGCACGCCTAA
- the dapC gene encoding succinyldiaminopimelate transaminase has product MLKQLPDYPWDQMVPYAERARAHRGGIVDLSIGSPVDVTPALIRNALAEATDAHAYPQTVGTPELQRAIVDWYARRRGVPGLTEKNVLPTIGSKEFVALLPFMLGIGEGDTIVHPRAAYPTYAIGAAMAGATALASDDPAEWPESTKLIWLNSPGNPDGRVLSIAELRAAVARARELDAVIVSDECYAELGWDGPWATDPIPSILDPRVTDGRRHNILAIYSLSKQSNLAGYRAAFAAGCSGVLARVLTVRKHAGLMLPSPLQAAMVVALGDDEHVAVQKERYRARRTVLLPALRDAGFRVDHSEAGLYLWATAGIDAWESIGALADRGILAGPGPFYGDFYPQHVRFSLTATDERIAAAAERLRA; this is encoded by the coding sequence GTGCTGAAGCAGCTTCCCGACTATCCGTGGGATCAGATGGTTCCCTATGCCGAACGTGCGCGTGCGCATCGTGGCGGAATCGTCGACCTGTCGATTGGGTCACCCGTCGACGTCACGCCCGCGTTGATCAGGAACGCTCTGGCCGAGGCGACGGATGCGCACGCCTACCCGCAGACCGTCGGCACCCCCGAGTTGCAGCGTGCCATCGTCGACTGGTACGCGCGTCGCCGCGGCGTGCCCGGGCTCACCGAGAAGAACGTGCTGCCCACGATCGGCTCCAAAGAGTTCGTCGCCCTGCTGCCCTTCATGCTCGGAATCGGTGAGGGTGACACGATCGTGCATCCCCGAGCCGCCTACCCGACCTACGCCATCGGTGCCGCCATGGCCGGCGCCACGGCGCTGGCGTCCGACGACCCGGCCGAGTGGCCCGAGTCGACCAAGCTGATCTGGTTGAACAGCCCCGGAAACCCGGATGGCCGGGTGCTCTCCATCGCCGAACTCAGGGCGGCAGTCGCGCGGGCACGCGAGCTCGACGCGGTGATCGTGAGCGACGAGTGTTACGCCGAATTGGGCTGGGACGGCCCCTGGGCGACAGACCCTATCCCGAGCATTCTCGACCCGCGCGTGACCGACGGTCGTCGACACAATATCTTGGCCATCTATTCGTTGAGCAAGCAGTCGAACCTGGCCGGCTACCGGGCAGCGTTCGCCGCAGGCTGCAGCGGTGTGCTGGCACGGGTGCTCACGGTGCGCAAGCACGCCGGGCTCATGCTTCCCTCCCCGTTGCAGGCCGCGATGGTCGTTGCCCTCGGTGACGACGAGCATGTTGCCGTTCAGAAGGAGCGCTATCGGGCGCGGCGCACCGTGTTGCTTCCGGCCCTGCGTGACGCGGGCTTCCGTGTCGATCACAGCGAAGCCGGCCTCTATCTCTGGGCGACCGCGGGGATCGACGCCTGGGAGAGCATCGGGGCGCTGGCCGACCGCGGAATTCTTGCCGGACCCGGCCCGTTCTATGGGGACTTCTACCCGCAGCATGTGCGCTTTTCACTCACGGCGACGGATGAGCGGATCGCGGCAGCAGCAGAGCGACTTCGCGCCTAA
- the efeO gene encoding iron uptake system protein EfeO has translation MRSRLLLVPAVCAAGLLALTGCVANDSSEAGGHAALTVDSGADACTVSANTVPAGNTRFTVTNSGDQVTEFYLLGDDGLRIAGEVENIGPGLSRDLVVSLPAGNYFTACKPGMVGSGVGKAAFTVTKADGAAAVSTDFGAQIDTANANYASYVKDQIGQLVTGTDAFVAAYLAGDDDTARSLYPTTRAHWERVETVAESFGDLDPKLDLREADLEEGQDWTGWHAIEKDLWPTDAEPGFVAYSPEKRQQLADQLVADTATLHTKVQDLSFTLAQQTNGAIGLLDEVARGKVTGEEEIWSHTDLWDFQANVDGAKVLYAGVRDILIEKDPKLVTTLDREFTDLQTLLDAQRVGDGFTLYTALSPAEIKALSDQVNALGEPLNKLTAALVL, from the coding sequence ATGCGCTCCCGCCTCCTGCTCGTCCCCGCCGTCTGTGCCGCCGGCTTGCTCGCGCTCACCGGCTGCGTGGCCAACGATTCGTCTGAAGCAGGCGGGCACGCTGCGTTGACCGTTGACAGCGGCGCCGATGCCTGCACTGTGTCGGCCAACACCGTTCCGGCCGGAAACACGCGCTTCACCGTGACCAACAGCGGCGACCAGGTGACCGAGTTCTACCTCCTCGGCGATGACGGGTTGCGCATCGCCGGCGAGGTCGAGAACATCGGTCCCGGTCTCAGCCGCGACCTCGTCGTTTCGCTGCCGGCCGGTAACTACTTCACCGCGTGCAAGCCGGGAATGGTCGGCTCCGGCGTCGGAAAGGCGGCGTTCACCGTTACGAAGGCAGATGGTGCGGCAGCCGTCAGCACTGACTTCGGCGCGCAGATCGACACCGCGAATGCCAACTACGCCTCGTACGTGAAAGATCAGATCGGCCAACTTGTCACGGGCACCGACGCTTTCGTTGCCGCTTACCTCGCCGGCGACGACGACACGGCCCGGAGCCTCTACCCGACGACACGCGCCCACTGGGAACGCGTCGAAACGGTCGCCGAGTCGTTCGGCGACCTCGACCCGAAACTTGACCTCCGCGAGGCAGATCTCGAAGAAGGCCAGGATTGGACCGGCTGGCACGCCATTGAGAAGGATCTCTGGCCGACCGACGCCGAGCCCGGCTTCGTTGCCTACTCACCCGAGAAACGCCAGCAGCTCGCCGACCAGCTGGTCGCCGACACGGCGACGCTGCACACCAAAGTCCAAGACCTGAGTTTCACGCTCGCGCAACAGACCAATGGTGCGATCGGCCTGCTCGATGAGGTCGCCCGGGGCAAGGTCACCGGTGAGGAAGAAATCTGGTCGCACACCGACCTCTGGGACTTCCAGGCCAACGTCGACGGCGCGAAGGTGCTCTATGCCGGGGTGCGAGACATCCTGATCGAGAAGGATCCGAAGCTGGTCACCACGCTCGACCGTGAGTTCACGGACCTGCAAACCCTGCTCGACGCGCAGCGGGTCGGTGACGGTTTCACGCTCTACACCGCACTGAGTCCAGCCGAGATCAAGGCCTTGTCCGATCAGGTCAACGCCCTGGGCGAGCCACTGAATAAGCTCACCGCGGCGTTAGTGCTCTGA
- the fdxA gene encoding ferredoxin, protein MTYVIALPCVDVKDRACIDECPVDCIYEGERSLYIHPDECVDCGACEPVCPVEAIYYEDDLPEKWADYYKANVEFFDDIGSPGGAAKVGVIPKDHPVIAVLPPQVQH, encoded by the coding sequence GTGACGTATGTCATTGCTCTTCCTTGCGTCGATGTCAAAGACCGTGCCTGCATCGATGAATGCCCGGTCGATTGCATCTACGAGGGTGAACGTTCGCTCTACATCCACCCCGATGAATGCGTTGACTGTGGCGCCTGCGAGCCGGTCTGCCCGGTCGAGGCCATCTACTACGAAGACGACCTTCCCGAGAAGTGGGCTGACTATTACAAAGCCAACGTCGAGTTCTTCGACGACATCGGTTCTCCGGGCGGCGCGGCGAAGGTCGGAGTCATCCCGAAGGACCACCCGGTGATCGCGGTTCTCCCGCCTCAGGTTCAGCACTAA
- a CDS encoding PIG-L deacetylase family protein produces MMVMSGNRERVVFVVGRPGDESLITGGTIARLRSDGALVSVLFGAVGDQPDSSTRTALAELDVTEWAVVPAASGGSIDDDDRELDAFLATLLRRIEPTAVVIGTDDDRLRSALTHAAMDAGTPVFVSRRVSSSASQRLTAIDVTAQVDQKLRAIAAYPGRWSVVDHTAHEPDGAVLAITGSEAYAQTSVGNRAGRADAEPDVTPVGRAAAAVLALIVGAVFGMLGTVAHQTTVSVFGWAFPIGLILAILATGALLVGLRLVLHDRLAVLGAALGMLGTIFLLSLKSVGGSVLIPAGTLGLVWTVVPALVAALVLAWPQLPPRR; encoded by the coding sequence GTGATGGTGATGTCAGGCAATCGTGAACGCGTGGTCTTCGTCGTCGGCCGGCCCGGCGACGAGTCCCTCATCACGGGCGGAACGATCGCCCGGTTGCGTTCGGATGGTGCCCTGGTGTCGGTGCTTTTTGGCGCGGTGGGCGACCAACCGGATTCCTCGACCCGCACGGCATTGGCCGAGCTCGACGTCACCGAGTGGGCCGTGGTGCCCGCGGCATCCGGGGGCTCGATCGACGACGACGACCGTGAGCTCGACGCGTTTCTCGCGACGCTGCTTCGTCGGATCGAGCCGACGGCCGTCGTGATCGGAACCGACGACGATCGGCTGCGCTCGGCTCTGACGCATGCGGCGATGGATGCCGGAACTCCGGTCTTCGTCAGCCGGCGGGTCTCGTCGAGTGCGAGCCAGCGGCTCACCGCTATTGACGTGACCGCTCAGGTCGACCAGAAGCTGCGTGCCATCGCCGCCTATCCTGGACGCTGGTCCGTTGTCGACCACACGGCGCATGAACCAGACGGCGCCGTACTGGCGATCACCGGAAGTGAGGCCTACGCCCAGACGTCGGTGGGAAACCGCGCGGGACGGGCGGATGCCGAGCCCGATGTGACTCCCGTCGGCCGTGCGGCCGCGGCCGTGCTCGCGCTGATCGTCGGTGCCGTCTTCGGGATGCTGGGAACCGTCGCGCATCAGACCACGGTGTCGGTATTCGGGTGGGCGTTCCCGATCGGCCTGATTCTGGCGATTCTTGCGACGGGTGCCCTGCTGGTCGGTCTGCGCCTGGTGTTGCACGATCGCCTCGCGGTTCTCGGAGCTGCCCTCGGAATGCTCGGCACAATATTTCTGCTCTCACTGAAAAGCGTCGGAGGGTCGGTGCTCATCCCCGCGGGAACGCTGGGCTTGGTCTGGACTGTCGTCCCAGCCCTCGTCGCCGCACTCGTCTTGGCCTGGCCGCAACTTCCGCCGCGCCGTTGA
- the dapE gene encoding succinyl-diaminopimelate desuccinylase, which translates to MLCDIPSVSGHETTLADLIEQALTDCAHLEITRDGDTIAARTRLGRAQRVIIAGHIDTVPVNHNLPTRFETENDVDYLWGRGTVDMKAGVAVQLKLARELTDPVVDLTWMWYDHEEVDSSLNGLGRLARNRPDLFTGDFAILGEPSNSQVEGGCNGNIRAEIRAFGRRAHSARAWMGENAIHKVAPILATLAAYVPRDVEVEGLVYREGLNAVGISGGVAGNVIPDEAMVHVNYRFAPSRTAAEAIAHLHDVFPGYEITVVDESEGARPGLDAPLALEFLSAVGAEARPKYGWTDVARFSALGIPAVNYGPGDPSKAHADDERVAVAQIEECERALRSWLTATKR; encoded by the coding sequence ATGCTGTGCGATATTCCGTCGGTATCGGGCCACGAGACCACACTGGCTGACCTGATCGAACAGGCGCTGACCGACTGCGCTCATCTGGAGATCACGAGGGACGGCGACACGATCGCCGCCCGGACCCGGCTGGGGCGTGCGCAGCGCGTCATCATCGCGGGGCACATCGACACCGTTCCGGTGAATCACAACCTGCCGACGCGTTTCGAGACCGAGAACGACGTCGACTACCTCTGGGGCAGGGGCACCGTCGACATGAAGGCGGGCGTCGCCGTGCAACTCAAGCTCGCTCGGGAGCTCACCGACCCCGTCGTCGATCTGACCTGGATGTGGTACGACCACGAAGAAGTCGACTCCTCTCTCAATGGTCTCGGCCGGCTCGCCCGTAACCGACCCGACCTGTTCACAGGCGACTTCGCCATTCTTGGCGAGCCGAGCAACAGCCAGGTTGAAGGCGGCTGCAACGGCAACATCCGGGCTGAGATTCGCGCGTTCGGGCGGCGCGCGCACTCGGCACGCGCCTGGATGGGGGAGAACGCCATCCACAAGGTTGCGCCGATTCTCGCCACGCTGGCCGCTTACGTGCCCCGAGACGTCGAGGTCGAGGGCCTGGTCTACCGCGAGGGTTTGAACGCCGTCGGAATCTCGGGCGGCGTCGCCGGTAATGTCATTCCCGATGAGGCGATGGTGCATGTCAACTATCGGTTCGCGCCCAGTCGCACGGCCGCCGAGGCCATTGCCCACCTCCATGACGTCTTCCCGGGTTACGAGATCACTGTGGTCGATGAGTCCGAGGGCGCACGTCCGGGGCTCGACGCCCCACTGGCCCTCGAATTTCTATCGGCGGTCGGCGCCGAAGCACGGCCGAAATACGGTTGGACCGACGTCGCCCGATTCTCGGCGCTCGGAATCCCCGCGGTGAACTATGGGCCGGGCGATCCGTCGAAGGCGCATGCCGACGACGAACGCGTCGCCGTGGCACAGATTGAGGAATGCGAACGCGCGCTCCGGTCGTGGCTCACCGCGACGAAGCGTTGA
- the efeU gene encoding iron uptake transporter permease EfeU, translated as MLANYLIGLREGLEAALVVTILIAYIVKINRKDVLPRIWIGVGLAVLLALGIGALLTFGTYGLSFEAQETIGGVLSIVATGLVTWMVFWMLRTARDLKGHLQGNIDRHLVGGGIGLVLVAFLAVGREGIETALFIWAAVKATGETTLPLIGAGLGILTAIALGWLIYSGMLRINLSKFFTWTGAILLVVAAGVLSYGVHDLQEAGILPGLHALAFDVSAAIPPDSWYGTLLKGTFNFSPATTWLELTVWLAYLVPALTVFILKSRGGSRSARSAALPEATHTSSSTAHAAV; from the coding sequence GTGCTCGCTAACTATCTCATCGGACTGCGCGAAGGCCTCGAAGCCGCACTCGTGGTCACGATCCTCATCGCCTACATCGTCAAGATCAACCGGAAAGACGTACTTCCGCGTATCTGGATCGGTGTGGGCCTCGCGGTGCTTCTGGCGCTGGGCATCGGCGCACTGCTCACCTTTGGGACCTATGGTCTCTCCTTTGAAGCGCAGGAGACCATCGGTGGCGTGCTCTCGATCGTCGCCACCGGCTTGGTCACCTGGATGGTGTTCTGGATGCTGCGCACCGCGCGCGATCTGAAGGGTCACCTGCAGGGAAACATCGACCGCCATCTCGTCGGCGGCGGCATCGGATTGGTGCTGGTGGCCTTCCTCGCGGTCGGCCGCGAGGGCATCGAGACCGCGCTGTTCATCTGGGCCGCGGTCAAGGCGACCGGTGAGACCACTCTGCCGTTGATCGGTGCAGGGCTCGGCATCCTCACCGCGATCGCACTCGGCTGGCTGATCTACTCGGGGATGCTGCGCATCAACCTGTCGAAATTCTTCACCTGGACCGGCGCCATTCTTCTCGTTGTTGCGGCCGGCGTGCTCTCGTATGGCGTGCACGACCTGCAGGAAGCCGGCATTCTGCCCGGCCTGCACGCTTTAGCGTTCGATGTGAGTGCTGCGATCCCGCCCGACAGCTGGTACGGCACTCTGCTCAAGGGAACCTTCAACTTCTCGCCCGCGACGACCTGGCTGGAACTCACGGTATGGCTGGCCTACCTGGTGCCGGCCCTGACCGTGTTCATTCTGAAGAGCCGCGGCGGATCTCGCAGCGCCAGGAGCGCAGCACTGCCCGAGGCCACACACACCTCATCGAGCACAGCCCACGCGGCCGTCTGA
- a CDS encoding citrate synthase, with the protein MGESAQTPSSEAQKATLTYPGGTAEFPILRSVDGASSLDISTLTRQTGLTTLDYGFVNTAATRSAITYIDGEQGILRYRGYPIEQIAQNSTYLETAWLLIYGELPTESELADFDHRIRHHTLLHEDLKHFFSALPHNAHPMSVLSAGMSALSTYYQDSLSPKNPEHVEIATVRLLAKLPVMAAYAHKKSIGQAFLYPDNSLSFVDNFLKLNFGTLAEPYVVNPAVSRALERLLMLHEDHEQNASTSTVRLVGSTEANLFASISAGINALSGPLHGGANEAVLTMLADIQASGEGVAKYVERVKNKEAGVKLMGFGHRVYKNYDPRAKLVKESAHEVLAALGVQDDLLDIAMELEHYALNDDYFKERKLYPNVDFYTGVIYKAMGFPTRMFTVLFAIGRLPGWIGHWREMNTDPATKIGRPQQLYVGSPARDYPQR; encoded by the coding sequence GTGGGCGAGTCCGCACAGACACCATCCAGCGAAGCGCAGAAGGCGACGCTGACCTATCCGGGCGGCACGGCCGAATTTCCGATCCTGCGCAGTGTCGACGGCGCGTCAAGCCTCGACATCTCAACGCTCACACGCCAGACCGGACTCACGACACTCGACTACGGGTTCGTGAACACCGCTGCCACGCGCTCGGCGATCACCTATATCGACGGTGAGCAGGGCATTCTGCGCTATCGTGGCTACCCGATCGAGCAGATCGCCCAGAACTCGACCTACCTCGAGACCGCGTGGCTGCTCATCTACGGTGAGCTTCCGACCGAAAGTGAACTCGCGGACTTCGACCACCGCATCCGTCACCACACGCTGCTCCACGAAGACCTCAAGCACTTCTTCAGCGCACTGCCGCACAACGCGCACCCCATGTCGGTGCTGTCGGCGGGAATGTCGGCGCTATCGACCTACTACCAGGACTCGCTGAGCCCGAAGAACCCCGAGCACGTCGAGATCGCCACGGTACGGCTGCTCGCGAAACTGCCGGTGATGGCCGCATATGCGCACAAAAAGAGCATCGGCCAGGCATTCCTCTACCCCGACAACTCGCTGAGCTTTGTCGACAACTTCCTCAAGCTGAACTTCGGCACGCTGGCCGAGCCGTATGTGGTGAACCCGGCCGTGAGCCGTGCACTCGAACGCCTGCTCATGCTGCACGAAGACCACGAGCAGAACGCGTCGACGTCGACGGTGCGCCTGGTCGGTTCGACCGAGGCGAATCTGTTCGCCTCCATTTCTGCCGGCATCAACGCCCTGTCTGGCCCGCTGCACGGTGGCGCCAACGAAGCCGTGCTCACGATGCTCGCCGACATTCAGGCCTCGGGCGAGGGCGTCGCGAAGTATGTCGAGCGTGTCAAGAACAAGGAAGCCGGCGTCAAGCTGATGGGCTTCGGGCACCGCGTCTACAAGAACTACGACCCGCGCGCCAAGCTCGTCAAAGAGAGCGCCCACGAGGTGCTCGCCGCCCTCGGCGTGCAGGACGACCTGCTCGACATCGCGATGGAGCTCGAGCACTACGCGCTCAACGACGACTACTTCAAGGAACGCAAGCTCTACCCCAACGTCGACTTCTACACGGGCGTCATCTACAAGGCCATGGGTTTCCCGACACGGATGTTCACGGTGCTGTTCGCGATCGGGCGTCTGCCCGGCTGGATCGGCCACTGGCGCGAGATGAACACCGACCCGGCCACGAAGATCGGGCGCCCGCAGCAGCTCTACGTGGGCTCTCCGGCGCGCGACTACCCGCAGCGCTGA
- a CDS encoding penicillin acylase family protein — MGTDAPRSRRPRRFRALLTVLGIVMSVVLVAVGLGVWTVTRSFPTLSGTLALAGFEKPVSVYRDETGIPQIVASTAQDLFRAEGYVHAQDRFWEMDFRRHVTAGRLSELFGESQVGTDTFIRTLGWRAVAEQEVALLDPVTLGYYQAYADGVNAYLATHSGADLSLEYVTLALQNPDYAPEKWTPADSIAWLKAMAWDLRSNLDDEIDRALLSANQTPEEIAALHPAYPFDTHPTIVGGTSGEKQPAADAPTAAGASAPASHSPTTTAQLALAEHSVARPLANLRATLAAVPELLGPAGGEIGSNSWVVAGQYTDTGLPILANDPHLGAVMPSVWYQVGLRCSTVNAECPFDVAGYSFSGLPGIIIGHNARIAWGFTNLGPDVADLYLERVTGDNYEYDGAQKPLAVRGEKITVAGSDDVKIQIRSTEHGPIVSGLTGTYFPGIAADYPDAAGLGLPDPSATESADAPVETTTTELSLQWTALTPGRTASAIFALNMATDWAGFRAAAALFDVPSQNLLYADVEGNIGYQAPGLIPIRAQGDGTLPVPGWSGEYGWTGFIPFAKLPSVFNPKDGYIVTANNAAVGPDYPYLITKDWDLGYRAEQITNRLQALIGASAPITVDDMSAIQADNYSAAAATLVPILLEAKVPASAKDAVALLKGWDYTLDAESAPAAYFSIIWKNLLADLFDGVLPDGTALTGGDRSFAVVADLLAQPDSPRWTSTRLGTISRDTMLTRVLAKSAAEGATLMGSNPSRWTWGEIHTLELTNASFGESGIAPIEWLFNRGPYPVGGGSSVVNAVGWDSTVGYTVDWVPSMRQVVSLADLDGSTWVNLTGASGHAFHPNYTDQTPLWQHHQTLPWLFSLDKVKRAAANTLTLTPTR; from the coding sequence ATGGGAACCGACGCACCGCGAAGCCGGCGACCCCGGCGCTTCCGTGCCCTCCTGACGGTGCTCGGAATAGTGATGAGCGTTGTACTCGTTGCTGTCGGACTCGGCGTGTGGACGGTGACGCGATCGTTTCCGACGCTGTCGGGCACGCTCGCGCTGGCCGGGTTCGAGAAACCGGTCAGCGTGTATCGCGACGAGACCGGGATTCCACAGATCGTGGCCTCCACCGCGCAGGACCTGTTCCGCGCCGAGGGCTACGTTCACGCCCAAGACCGGTTCTGGGAGATGGACTTTCGCCGGCATGTCACGGCCGGCCGCCTCTCTGAACTCTTTGGCGAAAGCCAGGTGGGCACCGATACCTTCATTCGTACGCTCGGCTGGCGCGCCGTCGCCGAGCAAGAGGTGGCCCTGCTCGACCCGGTCACACTCGGCTATTACCAGGCGTATGCCGACGGCGTGAACGCCTACCTCGCTACGCACTCCGGCGCAGACCTCTCGCTCGAGTACGTGACTCTTGCCCTCCAGAACCCGGATTACGCTCCCGAGAAGTGGACGCCGGCCGACTCGATCGCCTGGCTGAAGGCGATGGCCTGGGACCTGCGCTCCAACCTCGACGATGAGATCGACCGGGCCCTGCTGTCAGCAAACCAGACTCCGGAAGAGATCGCGGCACTTCACCCCGCTTATCCGTTCGACACCCACCCGACGATTGTGGGCGGCACCTCCGGTGAGAAACAGCCCGCAGCGGATGCGCCGACCGCAGCGGGGGCGTCGGCCCCGGCCTCGCACTCCCCCACCACCACTGCGCAGCTGGCGCTCGCCGAGCACTCAGTCGCCCGACCCCTCGCCAACCTGCGGGCCACGCTGGCCGCGGTGCCCGAGCTACTCGGACCAGCGGGCGGGGAGATCGGCTCGAACTCCTGGGTCGTCGCCGGGCAATACACCGACACAGGCTTGCCGATTCTGGCCAACGACCCCCACCTCGGCGCCGTCATGCCCTCGGTCTGGTACCAGGTCGGACTGCGCTGTTCCACGGTGAACGCCGAGTGCCCGTTCGACGTGGCCGGCTACAGCTTCTCCGGCCTGCCCGGGATCATCATCGGCCATAATGCCCGCATCGCCTGGGGTTTCACCAACCTGGGCCCGGATGTAGCCGATCTCTACCTCGAGCGCGTCACCGGCGACAACTATGAGTACGACGGCGCGCAGAAACCGCTCGCGGTGCGCGGCGAGAAGATCACCGTGGCCGGCAGCGACGACGTGAAGATTCAGATTCGCTCGACCGAGCACGGGCCGATCGTCAGCGGCCTGACCGGCACCTACTTCCCGGGTATCGCCGCCGACTACCCCGATGCTGCGGGGCTCGGGCTGCCCGATCCGAGCGCCACTGAGAGTGCCGATGCCCCGGTCGAGACCACCACAACCGAGTTATCCCTGCAATGGACAGCGCTGACCCCGGGGCGAACGGCATCGGCGATTTTCGCCCTGAATATGGCGACTGATTGGGCCGGCTTCCGCGCTGCGGCCGCACTGTTCGATGTGCCTTCTCAGAACCTGCTCTATGCCGACGTCGAGGGCAATATCGGCTATCAGGCGCCCGGGCTGATACCGATTCGGGCACAGGGCGACGGCACGCTTCCGGTGCCGGGGTGGAGCGGCGAGTACGGCTGGACGGGCTTCATTCCGTTTGCGAAGCTGCCGAGCGTCTTCAATCCGAAGGACGGATACATCGTCACGGCGAACAACGCGGCGGTCGGCCCCGACTACCCGTACCTGATCACGAAGGACTGGGACCTGGGCTACCGGGCCGAGCAGATCACGAACCGTCTGCAGGCTCTCATCGGCGCATCGGCCCCCATCACGGTCGACGATATGAGTGCCATTCAAGCCGACAACTACAGTGCTGCTGCCGCAACGCTCGTGCCGATACTCCTCGAGGCGAAGGTGCCAGCCAGCGCGAAGGATGCCGTGGCCCTTCTGAAAGGCTGGGACTACACCCTCGACGCCGAGAGTGCCCCGGCCGCGTACTTCAGCATCATCTGGAAGAACCTGCTGGCCGATCTCTTCGACGGTGTGCTTCCGGATGGCACCGCCCTGACCGGCGGGGATCGTTCCTTCGCCGTCGTGGCCGACCTGCTTGCCCAGCCCGACTCACCGCGGTGGACGAGCACGCGGCTCGGCACGATCAGTCGCGACACCATGCTGACGCGCGTGCTCGCGAAATCCGCCGCCGAGGGCGCAACCCTGATGGGGTCGAACCCGTCACGGTGGACCTGGGGCGAGATCCACACCCTTGAACTGACGAACGCGAGTTTCGGCGAATCGGGGATTGCCCCGATCGAGTGGCTGTTCAACCGTGGCCCCTACCCGGTGGGCGGTGGATCGTCGGTGGTCAATGCCGTCGGGTGGGACTCGACTGTCGGGTACACGGTGGACTGGGTGCCGTCGATGCGGCAGGTGGTCAGCCTCGCCGACCTCGACGGGTCGACCTGGGTGAACCTGACCGGGGCATCCGGGCATGCGTTCCACCCGAACTACACCGACCAGACACCGCTCTGGCAGCACCACCAGACGCTGCCGTGGCTGTTCAGCCTCGACAAAGTGAAGCGGGCGGCGGCGAACACGCTGACGCTGACGCCGACGCGCTGA